The following is a genomic window from Lysinibacillus sp. G4S2.
AGGCTGCTATAGGCACTTACATAAGGAAAATTGCACGAAACCTAGTCTATGACACTTATAGAAAAAAAGCACTTATTAAATGGTTGCCATTTCAAAAAGAACATGAAAAACGGGAGACGCAATATGTCCCACATGATTGGATTATGCAGTCTGAGGATCGACGACTATTATATGAAGCAATTCAATTATTAAAGCCTGAATATCGAGAGGTTCTTATATATAGAAAAATTGAGGAGTTAAGTTTAGCCGAGACTAGTGAAATTTTAGGATGGTCTACAGTGAAAATAGCGAATACTCAGCGAAATGCTATGAAGGCATTGGAAAAAGTACTTGGAGGTGATGAATTTGGATTTAAACAATCGACTGAAGAAACTCAATAAATTACCGGAGGATCATGCTGTAAAAAACCGTATTTATAAACGCATCCAACATAAGAGGAAAAAAGACTTACCGCTATGGAAAGAGAGTGTTCTACTACTAACGATTGCCATGATTGCTCTATTTTTTATTATGATTCCACAAAATTCTTCACCTCCTCAAACCGCTGACCAATCCATCCAAGCAATATATAAGCATTTCGGAGGAAAAGAAGGGAAATTTTTTGCGAGAAGTTCGAGTTTATATATATCTACGGAAAAGGTTGAAGATACAATAGTTTATAACTTTTTTGAAGATTTAACTCAGTATGTTGAAGAGGCTGATGGAAAGTTAGGTAACTATATTACAGATGTAATCGTTGTTAGAGATCGCGAAGAAGAGCACTATCAGATTTCAGATACAGGCATGCTAAATGTTGATTCTGGCCAGTTTTTTGTTGGGAATACTGAAATGTATGATGATGTATTTGAAACGTTATATTCTGCAGATACAATAGCTTGGATGTTTTTCCTTCCACTTATCGTAGTAGTGGTAAATAAATTCTCTATGTACTATTATAAACGTCATAATCTAGAAGAATCTAATCCATTTAAGCATAATTGGTGGCTGTTTGTATTTGTACTTACAATGTTATCTGGCGTTTTTGCTTGGGCAACTTGGGTCGGTCCATTATATAAACCGTTAATGATTATGTTGGCGCTTTTATATGGTGTAATTATTTGGCATTATATAAAACGAGATGTACAGACATATTCCATATATAAAGTAGAAACAATCAAAATAAGTATTATTAGTGCAACAATTGTTGTTATTATTATGCTTTATTAACAGATTTATCATCAAATCCAAGAAAAAACACCTTTACTTTTTTGCATAGACAATCGCAAATGTAAAGGTGTTTTTAATGATATATCATGGCAGCGCGTTAGGGAGGGGTGTACCTTTAGTTACTGATTAATTATTCCTTTTTGCTCAACAAAATTCCTCGAATGATGCCAGTGATAAAAATTAAAAATATCAATGCCAAAAATAAATAAGCATGCCACTGCTGTAAAATACGATTATTACCTAAAGCAACTGTTAAGTCATTGAAAAGTGAATATGTAAAGTACAGTAGAATACTATTTTTGATCAGACAAAAGGTAATGATCCCATTTTGTCGCTGTACATGTGATAGAGTGGGCTTATTTTTACGTAGAATAGGATAAGCGGCTTTAATTTCTAAGTAGTGTAAAAGTAAAAATAGCATTAAGGCAATAAACGGTAAGTAAAAAATAGCGATTTTTGGTCCGAATTGTGCATGTTCACTCGAAAAGCTTTGTAAAACTGGTATAGATTTTGGGAGCTTATTGTATTGAATAAGCGTTGCCGTAATGGCAGCTAAATAAATGGTTGCGACAATCAACGTCAGCTGCTTACAAAAACGCGGTGTAGTTGTTTTTTGTTGTTCTAGCATTCATTCACCTCATTTTTCATCTTTAAAATACTATTCTGTTATACTGTATCATATGAATTGCATCATGTGTGTTATAGAAAGAAGGGTTGTATGGAATACTTATTGTTTTTACTTATAGGAATCATCGGTAACGTTATTGGAACGTTAGTTGGTGGTGGCGGATTAATTACATTACCGACGATGATGTTAATGGGGGTACCAGTCCATTCAGCGATTGGTGCAAATAAAGTTTCTAATATGGTAAGTGCCTTTTCAAGTTTCTATACGATTTTTAAAAGAAAAGAATTGTTATGGTCAGAAATGCGTTCAGTATTACTTGTTTCCCTAATAGGTGGTACACTTGGTGGTCTGTTTGCATCGTTCATGAGCAGTCAAACATTGACACTCATCGCTATTGTGTTATTAGGCTTTGCTTTTATTATGTCCTTTATCGGTGGGGCTGATTTTGGAGAAAAGGAAAGCTTTACAATGAATCGCAAAAATGGTCCAATACTTTTTGCTGTAGGGTTTTATGATGGGTTGTTCGGTCCTGGTAGCAGTACGTTGGCACTTTATACATATGCACATGAAAAAATCTCCTATATGAAAGCTGTAGGTCTGTCACGTGTTGGTGTTTTTGCGATGTGCTCAGGTGCCGCGATTACGTATATTGCAACAGGTAAAATTGAATGGTCAATGACAATCGTTTTAATGATTGGTTCAGTAATTGGTGCGCAAATAGGGATTATTCTAGCAAGGAAGGTTAAGGCAAATCAAGTAAAGCTATTGCTACGAATTGTTACGATTGTGTTGATACTACAGCTTGTGTACGACTTTATCAAACAAATATAGGGAGGCGATATCAATGTTTGAAATCACACCGTATCCATCTTTTTCGTGGTCACTGTCACGTCATAAAACGTTAACAAGCTGTGCGCGAAAATATGGCTATGAATATTATTTTTCTCATAACGGCTGGCTTAGTTATAATGTGGAGCCATATCATCAACATGTCTATCGCTTAAAAAAGCTTCAATCTATGCCAATTTTATTTGGGCAAATTGTCCATCATTTAATAGAGCAATCGATCAACGATTATTTACAAACCCGCAAAACGCCGACATTGGAAGAGCTAGTAAATCGTGCACGTGGCCAGCTTAATGCAGCTTTTATTGATTCTACACGACATGTAGATTTATGGAGGCATAAGCCTAATAAATTTTATATGATGCAGGAAATTTATTACGAAGGGAAGCTAAATCCTGAACTTGTACAGGACTATAAGGAGCGAATGACGGCTGTGTTTGACAACTTTCTGAACAGTGAAACGTTCCAGCAAATTACTGCACAAAAAGGCTCCTTACGAATCGGCGAGCCTGAACAATTTCGCTCCATGAAAATTGAGGGTGTTCAGGTTTTCGTCGTGATGGATTTTCATTATTATGATGAGATGGCAGACAAGTGGATTATTATCGACTGGAAAACAGGCGGGGAGTCCGATGATGATCGCCAACAATTAGCGCTCTATGCTTATTATGTTCAACAGAAATATCGTGTAACTCTTGACCAGATTGATGTCTATAATGAATATTTACTGACTGGTAAACGAAAAAAATACGCCTTTACAGCATTTGATATGGATAATATTTTACATACGTTTCAGCGGAGTGTGCTGGAAATGAAAAAATACCAAGCAGATATTTTCGCCAATGAACCAGTAGACGTTGAGGAGTTTGAGCAAACCCATGAAAAATGGCACTGTAAAGGGTGTAATTTTAAAGAATTGTGTGCTCAAAATTAATTGAAAAATGAAGTAGGAGACCAAAAATAAATTGTCAAACTTGCTTCATTATTAATGATTATAAGTACTTATGTGATCTTTATATTATAGTGACCTAATTGCCCTTGGATTGGTTTGAAATTGGATCCTTACCATAACATGTGGTTGATTTCCGTTCCGACTTGGCGCTTTGTTGCTGTCGCTACGCTTTCGCACAGAAAAAACATTTGTAGCTGTCGCTTCGCTTTCGCACATAGCAAAGCTTCCTCGGGGTGTCCAATGAGCCGCTTGGGCCAAGGATGATCGTTATAAAGACGTTATCATAGGATCTGATGCCATTCCTTTATTTGCTTGCTTCTTGGTCTCATCTGTGACGCTGTGAAGCCAAGGAGCCGCCCAGCCCCCACTATTGACTTGAAAAAACGTGATATCTGTTCGGAATATGTAATATACCAAACGGAAAGTACAAATAAAAAATGAAATACATAATAATGAAATTCATCCTAAAGTTGTAAACAATTTTTCGGATCGCGTTGGTAAAATAAGGTGTGTAATGAATTGAAGTCATGGATTTTAAAGGGGGAGTAATTTTGAATTACTATATTTGTGAAACATGTGGGGCGCAGTATGAAATTTCAATGGAAGAGCCAAAGCAATGTACTATTTGTTCAGAAGAAAGACAATATGTTAGTGTAAATGGGCAAACTTGGACAACTTTGGACAAAATGATTTCTTCTGAGATTTATAAAAATAACGTTATTCTTGAAGAAAATGGGTTGTTTAGCATTACAACTAGTCCAACATTTGGAATTGGACAAACAGCTTATTTAATTCAAGAACAGGGTTTTAATTTGTTATGGGATTGTATTTCATATATTGATCAAGAAACGATTGATAAAATAGAGGAGTTAGGGGGAATTGATGCCATCGCATTATCTCATCCTCATTATTATTCAAGTCAAGTTGAGTGGGCAGAAACTTTTAACGCACCAATTTATATTCATGAGGATGATAAAGAATGGGTTACACGAACTAGTGACAAGATTATTTTTTGGTCTGGTGAATCTCTTACTTTACAGAATGGATTAACTCTTTATCGTATGGGTGGTCATTTTAAAGGAGCCACTATACTAGAATGGAAAAATGGTTATCAACAAAAAGGCATATTACTAGTTGGAGATATCATTCGTGTAGTTGCTGACCAAAATTGGGTAACATTTATGTATAGTTTCCCTAATTTTATACCTCTTCCTGTTCAAACAGTGGAAAGAATCTTAAGCCAAGTAGAGGATCTACATTTTGAACGAATATATGATGCTTTTCTCCGGATTGTGAAAAAAGATGCAAAACAAGCTGTTCATAACTCAGCTGTAAGGTATATAAATGCTTTAGAGGGTAAGCTGTTCACTACTTAAGTTAATTCTACAGGGCGGATTAAGATAAATAAAAGTAAAAAGATCACTCGGTATGAAATGCACCGGAATTAGAGGTGCATTTTTTCTATCTAAATTTATATTTGGGAACTTTGGGGTTTAGTTCTCAGTTTCTACATTGGTACGTTTAGTTTGAGCAAATCCTTGATAAATAAAAATGGTAGAAGATGCAATTTTAAAAAATTGTGTGCGCAGTGATGACGAAGACACTCGAATGGTATTGCAACAGGGAATTTTGCCCAAATGAAAAATATAATGTATTATTACTTAAGATTACTATAAAAGAAATACTGACTATCTACGCAGCTCCTATTATTCTGCAAGTGAAGTAATTAAAGAATAACGATTGACAGAAGGAAGATAATAGTTAATGACAAATCTAATGTATGTATTTTGTTTAATAGTATGGGGTCTTAATTTTATTGCAGTGAAAATTCAAGGAACACCAGTAAGCTTAGAATTATCGTTGACCTATAGGCTAGTTATGACTGCAATTTTATTTACTGTACTAGTTTTATTTCTTAAACCAAAAGGGAAACCGAAAAGTAAAGATATACCATTTATCGTTGTGTTTGGTGTTTGTAACTTTGCTTTAAGCTATTTATGCTTATATTACGCAACAATTTTAAGCTCAGCTGCAATTGTAACATTAATCTTTTCATTGAAAGTGATATTGACTCCACTAGCTCTTCGAATTTTTTTGAAAGAGGAACTACATCCACGTGTTATATTTGGTGGAGTTCTAGGGGTATTTGGTGTATGTGTTTTAATTTATCCGACTTTAAGTAGTTTTTCTGGTTTAGAGGATTTAAAAGGCATTATGATTGCTCTTTTAGGTACGATACTTACAGCTATTGGAGATGCAAGTTCAGCAAGGAATGCCAAAGTAAAGATTGATCCAATCTATGCAAATGCAATTGGCTTTACTGTAGGAAGTATTTTAATGTTAATAATTGTATTGCTGCAAGGACAAAAGATTATGATTCCTACATCAATAACTTATATTTCTGCTTTATTGTACTTAACATTGATAGCATCTTTCCTAGCATGGCTATTTTATTTAAAGCTTGTTGAACGAATTGGCGGCGCAAAAAGTGGGTACATGGTGGCATTATTTCCGGTAATTGGAGGCATTGCTTCAGTTCTAATTGGTGAATCTCCGCTTTCAATATATTTGATAATAGGATGTCTATCTAGTTGTATAGGTGCTGCTATAGCTTTAGGATTTAGAATTCCAAGGAGAATTAATACGCTTGCTGATTAGGAGGTATATGATTAGACTAGCAAAAATGTACATGGTTATTTTGACATTTACACTCGGAATTGAGTTAGAAAATGGAGCGGAAGACCAAAAAGAGAAAACCTATATAAAATGTCATACCAAAACTAGGTGTGGCTTTTTATTTTTCTTCATATTTTTTGTAATTGTAATCCATGATAAAGGTAGATGGGAGGTGTTTACTTATGGAGTATGAATATAAAGTGAAGTTTTACTTTAACGAAGGTCGTGAAGAAGAATATAAAATCAAGAATAATATTGAACAGGAAACATTTACAGAAGAAATTTCTAATGAGTTCAATGAGAAATCTTGGTACTCATTTACTGAAACGGAAAATTATAAATCGATTTTAATTAGTGTTGAAAATGTTTACAAAGTAGTAGTAGAACAAAATATTTTAGAATTTGATTAATCTAATGTATGAAGTCACATCTTTTTAACAAGGTGTGACTTTTTGCTTTGATAAAGACAGGATTAATTTTTGAAAACGACTATAAGATTGTGTATGAAGAAGTACAACGTCAAAGTTATTCAAAAGTATCGAGCTCAAAAAAACATTTGTGAAGATTGATAAAGCGAAATTCAGGAAAATAGGGAGTGAGTTATAAGGCACCAATCTACGCAATGGAGAAGGAGACCAAAAAGAAACCTTAATATAAATCGTCAAATTGATCACTTGTAAATAACAAACTGGTTTTTAAGATAAATGGAAATATTTATCCAAATGAATCGAATTTGAGGTATTATTAAATTAACAGTGAAGATTAAAGATTTCTTATTGAGGAACATAAATGCTGGAGGGGTTTTATTGAATAATAAAATAGTTGGAATAGTATTCTCGTTAATATTCGGTAGTTTAGCCATTTTGCTAGTATTGATTCTTTTGTCTATTTCATTTTTTGGCCGAGAAATACTAGAAGCGTTTTTTGGGAATCCCTAGTCAATATTTATAATATTCCATTCCATTTCGGTATCTATTATGAAAATTTAAAAAAGAAAGAGACTAAAATATGACAGAGAAAAAAATAGTTCAAAAAGTTAAAGAAACTATTGATTGAATTGAAATTGGATATTTTGACACAGCTAAAAGTTATAGTTTTGATGAATACTATATGTATTTTAATGATGAAGATAAAGAGACTAGAAAATACTCATTATTAATTTTTATTTCAATGTTGGGGAATTGGTATAGTAAGTCTACTTTCGTATTTAAACCAGAAAAAGAACGGTTAAAATATAAAGATAAAATAACTAATTATTATAATTTTGAGGATTATTTACGTTCATTTATAGACCACTTTCAAAATATTGAAAAGGAATTTCCCTATATGTTTGAATATATAGTAAGTTTTTTAATTTTAATTGAAGAAGATAGAGGATTAAGCTATGAAGAATGGTTTCCTGAAATCAATTTAGAAATATTTAAAGAACTAAGAGAAAAAATTTTAATTCCTAACAGTAATGATACTATGTCAAGAAAATGGACAGGGAAAATTGAGATTTTGCTTTAAATCTAAGCGCGCTATCGCTTGCTCGCCTCACAAATAATTTAAGGGGCGTAACCCTTAAATTATTTGTGAGGTTAAAAGGGTTTAATTATATGACCTTAGTTTTTTGTGAAGTTTTGAAATATTGCTTTTCGTATGCAATGGGCGACATATAATTTGTAAAAGAATGGATACGCTTGTAGTTATAAAAACTAACGATGTATTCAATGATACTTTTCTTGGCCTGATCTCTCGTTTTATACTTTTCATGAAAAACTAACTCTCTTTTGATGACGCTATGAAATGACTCGATACATGCATTATCGTAACAGTTTCCTTTTCTACTCATACTTGTAATCATTCTGTTAGTTCGTAACACTTGTTGGTATTCCTTCGACGCATACTGGCTCCCACGATCTGAATGATGAATGAGCCCAGGCGTTGGAGTCTGAGTTCTGATTGCTCGTTTTAAGGCGAGGATCACTAATTCCTTTGTCATTCTCTCATCCATTGCCCAACCGATGATTCGTCTTGAAAACAACTCCATAATCGTTGCTAGATAGAGCCAACCTTCACTGGTCCATATATACGTAATGTCAGCTACCCACGCTTGTCCAGGGCGTTCTACTTTAAATTGTTGGTCTAATAGATTTGGATATACTGGTAGATTATGTTTTGAATTCGTCGTCGCTTTGTATTGTTTCACTGTTTTTGAGCGAATGCCTTCTTCTTTCATAATTCGCGATACTGTTTTTTGCGATACAGAGACTCCTTCTGAATTCAATTGTTTTGTAATTTTCGGACTACCATAATTTCTTCTTGAGTCCAAATACACTCGTTTTATTTGGCTGGTTAACTTTTCTTTCCGTTCTTTTTGATTACTCTTTGGTCGGTTCAGCCACTCGTAGTAACCACTTCTTGAAACACCTAATACTTCGCACATCTTTGCCACACGGAATTCGTGTCGGTGCTGTTGAATAAAGTTGTAAATTACTTCCGGTCTTTCGCAAAGATGCCCATAGCCTTTTTTAAGATGGCATTTTCCTCTTCTAGGTCACGTATTCTTTTTTCTAATTCTTTATTTTCCTTATCCTCAGGCTTTAAATTCCCACTACCAACAAATGCAACTTCGCCATCTTTACTAAATTTCTTTACCCAATTGTGTAATGTCTGTTCTGCAAGATCCAGCTCACGTGCAACCTCAGCAACTCTCTTGCCACTTTCAACTAATTGTACTGCCTCTAATTTAAATTCTTTGTCATAACTTTTTCGTTTTGTCATCTTAGACACTCCTAGTAAATTGTTAAGATTATTATACTTTATAAACTCCCAATTCTCTGTGTCCATTATTTAGACTAACATCAGTAATGTGGTTCAGGACCGCCATCCAATAAAGTACTTATTTAGAGAAGTTGGAATTGAACCATTCTTTTTAACGGATTTTTTTGAAGAATAAATTAAAGTGACAAGTTAAAATTAGAGTTCAAATACTATGAAAACAGGAACTGAAACGGACATGCTGTAAAGGATAGTATTATTCGAGCTTCATATTTGTAGTTGGGGTGTATATTACGATCCAACAATATAGAACAAACTAAAGCTCTGATATACTCAATTATTTTATAGTGGAAAGGAGATTTATTTATGGCTATATTAAAAGATTGTTCTAGTAAACCTGATTGTGAAGTTGAACTAAATATCAAATTAGTTAATGATCAGAGTGTAAAATTTCACGTTGATTTTCGCTATGGTCCTGCTTTTCCTGAGGTGAATACGGAAATCCTTTGTTTAAAAAGAGACTTCCTAAAGATGTTAGATGATTTACAGCATATGGATAATATCCATCTAAGTATGCTAGATTTTCATGACCCAGGATTGTGTATTTATAAT
Proteins encoded in this region:
- a CDS encoding RNA polymerase sigma factor, yielding MEFDELYEQYFQRIYQFIYYMVSDPSLAEDLTQETFIRVYKGHFRNEAAIGTYIRKIARNLVYDTYRKKALIKWLPFQKEHEKRETQYVPHDWIMQSEDRRLLYEAIQLLKPEYREVLIYRKIEELSLAETSEILGWSTVKIANTQRNAMKALEKVLGGDEFGFKQSTEETQ
- a CDS encoding DUF1648 domain-containing protein; its protein translation is MLEQQKTTTPRFCKQLTLIVATIYLAAITATLIQYNKLPKSIPVLQSFSSEHAQFGPKIAIFYLPFIALMLFLLLHYLEIKAAYPILRKNKPTLSHVQRQNGIITFCLIKNSILLYFTYSLFNDLTVALGNNRILQQWHAYLFLALIFLIFITGIIRGILLSKKE
- a CDS encoding sulfite exporter TauE/SafE family protein; the protein is MEYLLFLLIGIIGNVIGTLVGGGGLITLPTMMLMGVPVHSAIGANKVSNMVSAFSSFYTIFKRKELLWSEMRSVLLVSLIGGTLGGLFASFMSSQTLTLIAIVLLGFAFIMSFIGGADFGEKESFTMNRKNGPILFAVGFYDGLFGPGSSTLALYTYAHEKISYMKAVGLSRVGVFAMCSGAAITYIATGKIEWSMTIVLMIGSVIGAQIGIILARKVKANQVKLLLRIVTIVLILQLVYDFIKQI
- a CDS encoding PD-(D/E)XK nuclease family protein, giving the protein MFEITPYPSFSWSLSRHKTLTSCARKYGYEYYFSHNGWLSYNVEPYHQHVYRLKKLQSMPILFGQIVHHLIEQSINDYLQTRKTPTLEELVNRARGQLNAAFIDSTRHVDLWRHKPNKFYMMQEIYYEGKLNPELVQDYKERMTAVFDNFLNSETFQQITAQKGSLRIGEPEQFRSMKIEGVQVFVVMDFHYYDEMADKWIIIDWKTGGESDDDRQQLALYAYYVQQKYRVTLDQIDVYNEYLLTGKRKKYAFTAFDMDNILHTFQRSVLEMKKYQADIFANEPVDVEEFEQTHEKWHCKGCNFKELCAQN
- a CDS encoding DMT family transporter — protein: MTNLMYVFCLIVWGLNFIAVKIQGTPVSLELSLTYRLVMTAILFTVLVLFLKPKGKPKSKDIPFIVVFGVCNFALSYLCLYYATILSSAAIVTLIFSLKVILTPLALRIFLKEELHPRVIFGGVLGVFGVCVLIYPTLSSFSGLEDLKGIMIALLGTILTAIGDASSARNAKVKIDPIYANAIGFTVGSILMLIIVLLQGQKIMIPTSITYISALLYLTLIASFLAWLFYLKLVERIGGAKSGYMVALFPVIGGIASVLIGESPLSIYLIIGCLSSCIGAAIALGFRIPRRINTLAD
- a CDS encoding IS3 family transposase (programmed frameshift), whose product is MTKRKSYDKEFKLEAVQLVESGKRVAEVARELDLAEQTLHNWVKKFSKDGEVAFVGSGNLKPEDKENKELEKRIRDLEEENAILKKANGHLCERPEVIYNFIQQHRHEFRVAKMCEVLGVSRSGYYEWLNRPKSNQKERKEKLTSQIKRVYLDSRRNYGSPKITKQLNSEGVSVSQKTVSRIMKEEGIRSKTVKQYKATTNSKHNLPVYPNLLDQQFKVERPGQAWVADITYIWTSEGWLYLATIMELFSRRIIGWAMDERMTKELVILALKRAIRTQTPTPGLIHHSDRGSQYASKEYQQVLRTNRMITSMSRKGNCYDNACIESFHSVIKRELVFHEKYKTRDQAKKSIIEYIVSFYNYKRIHSFTNYMSPIAYEKQYFKTSQKTKVI